A region of Pieris rapae chromosome 20, ilPieRapa1.1, whole genome shotgun sequence DNA encodes the following proteins:
- the LOC110993685 gene encoding CSC1-like protein 2, protein MMSRFTSDGFLYTLSSNSSNGTDDEGCMLWNSTQNVIITGAYNGIPQTLILNVISWVCLILLFSVLRRTAWNYGRMALVQRSKNRWTNLFYRGGDDDALVDRRRNADESLSIDEGFFTWLPAVFRLTREQVLAKCGPDAVHYLSFQRHAITLMFIVTLVSIGIILPINFQGTNLQVDASTFSRTTLSNLTGTSYWLWVHTLISISFLPVSVLIMRRCTGRKPVPTSMTGTIMITNISRADRNEATIRAYFAHNFPHIQIIDLKLAFNVNKLIDVQERKEMVSEALVYTDTYFKKTGKRITVRPQLCGPDVDALEYYTNEEKRLKDESKRCRAIVLNDPLGIAFLTLPSYQLAEHVISNFSLHRGWVLTHATNPSDIIWENLSVQPGVWYVKAIAVNFCLFIVLFFLTTPAFIVNLVKNVLVKPESVSKFSSLILDFLPTLLLWTMAAVMPALVSFSDKFLSHWTRSQQNYSIMTKTVTYLLLMTLILPSLGLASADALFRWTLHHVNQTMRWDCVFLPDKGAFFVNYVITSGFIGTSLELVRFPELFLYVWYLLQSKSKAEKSYVKKAILYEFPFGVHYAWSLAIFSITMVYSLACPLVSPFGLIYFILKHIGDKHNLYFAYGPSDMSGVGGGRIHSTAVRLIRISVLLLLINMAAWAGLRAGFEARTIILIMASIVTFGTFLLLSPFPSCTPPAPLQEESSVTPKEYVAPVLLRPVDTTPVSTPSTPDYGASSPVVNLAYNPDTINI, encoded by the coding sequence ATGATGAGTCGCTTCACTTCTGAtggttttttatatacactatCATCAAATTCCTCAAACGGAACCGATGACGAGGGTTGTATGTTATGGAATTCAACACAAAATGTGATAATTACTGGAGCATACAATGGAATTCCGCAGACCTTGATCTTAAATGTCATATCATgggtttgtttaattttattattctctgTATTGCGCCGTACAGCATGGAATTATGGACGTATGGCACTGGTGCAAAGATCGAAGAATCGTTGGACGAACCTTTTCTACCGTGGTGGCGATGATGACGCGCTTGTTGATCGACGTCGCAACGCCGATGAGTCTCTCAGTATTGATGAAGGTTTCTTCACGTGGCTTCCAGCTGTGTTCCGTCTCACCCGCGAACAAGTGCTTGCAAAGTGTGGCCCAGATGCTGTACATTATCTCTCATTTCAACGACATGCTATAACACTTATGTTTATTGTCACTTTAGTTTCTATTGGTATTATTTTGCCAATAAACTTTCAAGGAACAAATTTACAAGTAGATGCAAGCACATTCAGTAGAACTACTTTGTCAAACCTTACTGGAACATCTTATTGGCTTTGGGTTCATACTTTGATTAGCATCTCATTTTTGCCAGTATCTGTATTGATAATGAGAAGATGCACAGGAAGAAAACCGGTTCCTACATCTATGACTGGAACAATAATGATAACCAATATCTCCAGAGCAGATAGAAATGAAGCAACAATAAGAGCTTACTTTGCCCATAATTTCCcacatatacaaattatagacCTAAAATTGGCcttcaatgtaaataaattaattgatgtACAAGAGAGAAAAGAAATGGTTTCTGAAGCTTTAGTTTACACAGacacatattttaagaaaactgGGAAAAGAATAACCGTGCGACCCCAACTCTGTGGACCTGATGTTGATGCCCTTGAGTACTACACAAATGAAGAAAAGCGTTTGAAAGATGAATCTAAAAGGTGTAGGGCCATAGTACTCAATGATCCATTGGGTATAGCTTTCTTAACTTTACCTTCTTATCAATTAGCTGAGCATGTTATTAGCAATTTTAGTTTGCATCGAGGTTGGGTTCTGACTCATGCAACAAATCCATCTGACATTATTTGGGAGAACCTTAGTGTTCAGCCAGGAGTGTGGTATGTCAAGGCCATTGCTGttaatttttgtctttttattgttttgttcttTTTGACAACTCCagcttttattgtaaatttagtaAAGAATGTTTTAGTTAAACCGGAGTCAGTGAGCAAATTTAGTAGCcttattttagattttctcCCTACATTATTGCTCTGGACTATGGCAGCTGTGATGCCTGCACTGGTTTCATTTTCTGATAAATTCTTATCCCATTGGACAAGATCACAGCAGAATTATTCTATAATGACAAAAACAGTAACATATCTACTCCTCATGACCTTAATATTACCTTCCTTGGGATTGGCTAGTGCAGATGCTTTGTTCCGTTGGACATTGCACCACGTCAATCAGACAATGCGCTGGGATTGCGTGTTTTTACCCGACAAAGGCGcattctttgtaaattatgtaataaccTCAGGGTTCATTGGCACTTCACTTGAACTGGTTCGCTTTCCTGAACTATTTCTTTATGTATGGTATCTTTTGCAATCGAAATCGAAAGCTGAAAAAAGTTACGTAAAAAAAGCGATTTTGTATGAATTCCCCTTTGGAGTCCATTACGCTTGGAGTCTAGCAATCTTTTCTATAACAATGGTGTACAGTCTTGCATGCCCTTTGGTTTCTCCATTTGGactaatttactttattttgaaacaCATTGGCGACAAACATAATTTGTACTTTGCTTATGGTCCAAGTGACATGAGTGGTGTCGGCGGAGGTCGAATTCATTCGACAGCCGTGCGACTTATACGAATTTCAGTCTTACTTCTACTTATTAATATGGCTGCGTGGGCGGGTTTGCGAGCAGGCTTCGAAGCTCGTacaataattctaattatGGCATCTATTGTCACATTTGgaacatttttattgcttaGCCCATTCCCTAGTTGCACACCACCAGCACCTCTGCAAGAAGAATCCAGTGTCACCCCTAAGGAATACGTGGCTCCCGTACTATTGCGACCGGTTGATACAACCCCTGTGTCAACGCCATCTACTCCAGATTATGGAGCTTCCTCACCAGTAGTGAATCTTGCCTATAACCCAGATaccattaatatataa